One window of Oryza brachyantha chromosome 12, ObraRS2, whole genome shotgun sequence genomic DNA carries:
- the LOC102706900 gene encoding calcium uniporter protein 6, mitochondrial-like has product MWRAAASHLLRRAHPSSPAAATGAACALRHVRLFSPPSHHRSRPAEAEPEVTAAEARRLVRLVGVEALKRRLRDGRDEVVGYGELLDTCVDAGAARTRRDAEALVRAMDDAGVVLLFRDKAYLHPEKVVDLVRRAVPLALSPGNDSRKEELKQLQEKKEEIDKVAHKQVRRILWSGLGFFMCQVGLFFRLTFWEFSWDVMEPIAFFTTASGLLVGYAYFLITSRDPTYQDFTERLFLSRHRKLCARHRFDMEKYLELQKHCKCPLEGHYSHDPKFHGL; this is encoded by the exons ATGTGGCGCGCGGCCGCctcccacctcctccgccgcgcgcatCCCTCGTCTCCGGCAGCCGCCACCGGAGCGGCCTGCGCGCTCCGCCACGTGCGCCTCTTCTCACCGCCTTCGCATCATCGTTCGCGGCCAGCGGAGGCGGAGCCggaggtgacggcggcggaggcgcggagGCTTGTGCGGCTGGTGGGCGTGGAGGCGCTCAAGCGGCGGCTGAGGGACGGGCGGGACGAGGTGGTCGGCTACGGGGAGCTCCTCGACACCTGCGTCGACGCTGGCGCCGCGCGCACGCgccgcgacgcggaggcgctCGTCCGGGCCAtggacgacgccggcgtcgtgcTGCTGTTCCGGGACAAGGCCTATCTCCACCCCGAGAAG GTGGTTGACCTGGTTCGAAGAGCTGTGCCGCTTGCACTCTCACCAGGGAATGATTCAAGAAAGGAAGAGCTGAAGCAGCTCCAAGAGAAGAAGGAAGAGATCGACAAGGTGGCGCACAAGCAGGTCCGGCGCATCCTGTGGTCTGGACTAGGTTTCTTCATGTGCCAAGTTGGGCTCTTCTTCCGTCTTACTTTCTGGGAATTCTCATGGGATGTGATGGAGCCAATTGCCTTCTTCACAACAGCATCTGGCCTTCTCGTTGGTTATGCATATTTCCTCATTACTTCAAGGGATCCGACGTATCAAGACTTCACGGAGAGGCTGTTTTTGTCAAGACACAGAAAGCTTTGTGCCAGACATAGGTTTGATATGGAAAAGTACCTCGAGTTGCAGAAGCACTGCAAGTGTCCTCTAGAAGGTCATTATTCTCATGATCCTAAGTTTCATGGCTTGTAA
- the LOC102710645 gene encoding prolamin PPROL 17D-like, with amino-acid sequence MKITFVVALLALAATSASAQFYAYNEGYGQYLLQQQLLLQQQMLNPCNEFVRQQCSIVATPFLQSVVSSLRNCQAMQQQCCQQLKLMAQQSHCQTISSVQAIMQQLQLQQFGGVYFDEAQAQALLTWKLPSICGIYPSYYSTPCNIPTVGGVWY; translated from the coding sequence ATGAAGATCACTTTTGTTGTTGCTCTCCTTGCTCTGGCTGCAACCAGCGCATCTGCGCaattttatgcttataatgaAGGTTATGGGCAATATTTGTTACAACAACAACTCCTTCTACAGCAACAAATGCTTAACCCATGCAATGAATTTGTAAGGCAACAATGTAGCATAGTGGCGACTCCCTTCTTGCAATCAGTTGTTTCTTCGTTGAGAAATTGCCAAGCCATGCAACAACAGTGCTGCCAACAGCTCAAGCTGATGGCGCAACAGTCTCATTGTCAGACCATTAGCAGTGTTCAGGCGATAATGCAACAGCTACAACTACAACAGTTTGGTGGTGTGTACTTTGATGAAGCTCAAGCCCAAGCTCTTCTCACCTGGAAGTTGCCATCTATCTGTGGTATCTACCCAAGCTACTATAGTACTCCATGCAACATTCCCACTGTTGGTGGTGTCTGGTACTAA